The following are encoded in a window of Sulfolobales archaeon genomic DNA:
- a CDS encoding ABC transporter permease — translation MGLASYLTSRGLSMLGVFVISIILYFILLRVIPIVLYGGNPFEANQLQDPVLAALKRTQEDPRFSGWIEQTAKVFGLDQPVLPNQLLIYLRNVFTFNFGISIYSNRPVAEEILIRLPYTLALYVFATIVPIIVGYYIGVTSTRYRGRFIDTLITMSSIISFILPSWIIAILIYYFLAYVPKASWGITIFPLPVRTPPTTELSWDSIKYWLWYLSPLYISTLLAFFGSWSYFFRQLMVSELGRDYVMTARAKGMPESVVIKKEIAPNLKPPIITRLAYTLPGIFGGSIILEILASWPGVAYYSYQAFQNYDYTVITAFLVIGSMLLVISLFIADLLIALLDPRVRIEERR, via the coding sequence ATGGGGCTTGCCTCATACCTAACCTCTAGGGGTCTCTCGATGTTAGGTGTTTTTGTAATCTCTATAATATTATATTTTATTCTCTTGAGAGTCATACCCATAGTCCTCTACGGTGGAAACCCCTTCGAGGCAAACCAGCTACAAGACCCTGTCCTAGCTGCTCTCAAAAGAACCCAGGAGGATCCCAGGTTCAGCGGTTGGATCGAGCAGACCGCGAAGGTGTTTGGACTTGACCAGCCTGTGTTGCCTAACCAACTACTTATATATTTAAGAAACGTATTTACATTCAACTTCGGCATATCAATATATTCAAATAGACCAGTTGCTGAGGAGATACTTATAAGGCTGCCATATACCCTGGCACTATATGTATTTGCAACAATAGTCCCCATAATAGTTGGCTACTACATAGGGGTTACCTCCACAAGATATAGGGGGAGGTTTATCGACACACTAATCACAATGTCCAGCATAATATCCTTCATACTCCCCTCATGGATCATAGCTATATTGATCTATTACTTCCTAGCATATGTCCCCAAAGCCTCGTGGGGCATAACGATATTTCCACTACCCGTTAGAACACCACCTACAACGGAGCTGAGCTGGGATTCCATAAAATACTGGCTATGGTATCTCTCACCCCTATATATATCCACGCTCTTAGCCTTCTTCGGATCTTGGTCTTACTTCTTCAGACAGCTCATGGTCTCAGAGCTTGGAAGAGACTATGTGATGACTGCAAGGGCTAAGGGTATGCCGGAGAGCGTTGTTATTAAGAAGGAGATAGCCCCTAATCTAAAGCCCCCGATAATAACTAGGCTAGCATATACCCTTCCAGGGATATTCGGAGGATCTATAATATTGGAGATCCTAGCCTCATGGCCAGGCGTGGCCTACTACTCATACCAGGCTTTTCAAAACTATGACTACACAGTGATCACAGCATTCCTAGTCATAGGCTCGATGCTCCTCGTGATATCACTCTTCATAGCAGATCTTCTAATAGCTCTACTAGACCCTAGGGTGAGGATTGAGGAGAGGAGGTGA
- a CDS encoding ABC transporter permease: protein MRRGGDPVAIRGGIPRTISEILTPIIRYKKGLAGLSIILFYVLLGIVGPMISKYDPVYSVGLADNVALPEWYASIIDPKLPRNMELNFTSWKPIRESRAGDVSVNIERDMDKLVIIFRGRGSANISIDSENLYLYPYKPAKSMLITYSIQVSSLDNKTSWYNLQLYIINPDLMGMNKTVRQGDVVANVPMGYYAFYDEVGFKVASLWPYSKEMKSLYNQSIRLPYYIYNPKQEYRLPDFVNPVSELLLAENTRIGIRINASYYCNPSDFIMRCDSEGLKIVIYPIYVKIYGLAFGILGTNYLGADVWTQFVNGARAAIIFGFGVASAIVLIGLLVGVIAGYHGGRRTDYILTFLTDVVYFLPALPLILAVGITFGRSIYAIFAIIVLLSWPGTARIVRSWTLALRNEPYVEAAQALGSSVRRIIAKHIIPHLTPLIVYAIVLDVPAAIFTEVAIQLLGFGDPGFPSWGKMLNEAYFGGAITSGAWWWIMPPIVGITTIALGFALLGLALDEVVNPRLRRRS, encoded by the coding sequence TTGAGGAGAGGAGGTGATCCCGTGGCTATAAGAGGCGGTATTCCGAGAACCATCAGCGAGATCCTAACCCCGATAATAAGGTATAAGAAGGGTCTAGCGGGGCTATCAATAATATTGTTCTATGTCCTACTAGGCATTGTAGGCCCCATGATCTCTAAATACGACCCGGTATATAGTGTTGGCCTAGCTGATAACGTCGCTCTCCCTGAGTGGTATGCTTCAATAATAGATCCCAAGCTACCCAGAAATATGGAGCTTAACTTCACATCCTGGAAACCTATACGTGAGTCTAGAGCAGGCGATGTAAGTGTTAATATAGAGAGAGATATGGATAAGCTGGTAATAATATTTCGTGGAAGGGGATCTGCTAATATTAGCATTGATAGTGAGAACCTCTATTTATACCCATATAAGCCTGCTAAGTCAATGCTGATAACATACTCGATCCAGGTGTCGAGCCTCGATAATAAGACCTCGTGGTACAATCTCCAACTATATATAATAAATCCTGATCTAATGGGGATGAACAAGACAGTAAGGCAGGGTGATGTAGTAGCTAATGTTCCTATGGGATACTATGCCTTCTATGATGAGGTTGGTTTTAAAGTAGCATCGCTATGGCCATATTCTAAAGAGATGAAATCCCTCTATAACCAGAGTATAAGGCTACCCTACTATATATATAATCCTAAGCAGGAGTATAGGCTCCCAGATTTTGTAAACCCGGTTAGCGAGCTACTCCTGGCAGAGAACACCAGGATTGGTATCAGGATAAACGCCTCCTACTACTGCAACCCAAGCGATTTCATCATGAGATGCGATTCCGAGGGTTTAAAAATAGTTATATACCCAATATACGTTAAGATCTATGGCCTTGCATTCGGCATTCTAGGCACTAATTACTTGGGAGCAGATGTGTGGACACAGTTCGTCAATGGTGCTAGAGCTGCAATCATCTTCGGCTTCGGCGTGGCCTCTGCAATAGTTCTAATAGGCCTCCTAGTAGGTGTGATAGCCGGGTACCACGGGGGTAGAAGAACAGATTATATATTGACATTCTTAACAGACGTCGTTTACTTCCTACCAGCACTCCCACTAATACTCGCAGTGGGTATAACATTTGGTAGAAGCATATACGCTATATTCGCAATAATAGTGCTCCTCTCATGGCCAGGCACGGCTAGGATAGTCAGGTCATGGACGCTAGCCCTTAGAAACGAACCCTATGTAGAGGCTGCCCAGGCCCTTGGATCCAGTGTCAGGAGGATAATAGCTAAGCATATAATACCCCATCTAACACCGCTAATAGTATATGCAATAGTACTAGATGTCCCTGCAGCAATATTCACAGAGGTAGCTATACAGCTTCTAGGCTTCGGAGACCCCGGCTTCCCCTCATGGGGTAAAATGCTTAACGAGGCATACTTCGGAGGAGCTATCACGAGTGGAGCATGGTGGTGGATCATGCCACCAATTGTTGGAATAACAACAATAGCACTTGGATTCGCCCTCCTAGGATTAGCGTTAGATGAGGTAGTCAATCCGAGGCTGAGGAGGAGGAGCTAG